In the Paenibacillus pabuli genome, one interval contains:
- a CDS encoding TetR/AcrR family transcriptional regulator, whose amino-acid sequence MSEKSNAKEQIVSTAARLFFSQGYHATGLNQIIKESSTPKGSLYHYFPHGKEELAHECIQKANEHIMQKFEDTFAAHESTGDAIQRFIHDMADETEAAGFTGFLPFSFWAAVETSCISHQLRVACQGVFANWQNIITKHLMMEGVGEEKARETGLLVISLMEGALIISLTNQDKQPLLTAADYLSIVAKNARGLH is encoded by the coding sequence TTGAGTGAAAAGTCTAATGCTAAAGAACAAATCGTCAGCACAGCGGCAAGACTGTTTTTTTCACAAGGATATCATGCGACCGGTCTTAATCAGATTATTAAGGAGAGTAGTACGCCTAAAGGATCGTTATATCATTATTTTCCGCACGGCAAGGAAGAGCTCGCACACGAGTGCATCCAGAAAGCCAATGAACACATCATGCAGAAATTCGAGGATACCTTTGCAGCTCATGAGAGTACTGGGGATGCCATTCAGCGATTTATTCATGACATGGCTGATGAAACGGAAGCGGCTGGTTTCACGGGTTTTCTGCCATTCAGCTTTTGGGCAGCCGTGGAGACTTCCTGTATCAGTCATCAACTGCGTGTGGCATGTCAGGGTGTATTCGCTAATTGGCAGAACATCATTACGAAACATCTGATGATGGAGGGCGTTGGTGAGGAGAAAGCACGAGAAACGGGTCTTTTGGTCATCTCTTTAATGGAGGGAGCACTGATTATCAGTCTGACCAATCAGGATAAACAGCCTCTGCTGACGGCTGCTGATTATTTGTCGATTGTGGCTAAGAATGCAAGAGGGCTTCATTAG
- a CDS encoding NAD(P)/FAD-dependent oxidoreductase, whose amino-acid sequence MKKVVDVIIIGGGPSGLNAALVLGRARKDVVVIDDGRPRNKVTRETHGFLTRDGATPSEFRQIAKEQILAYPSVHIMEDTAAAVTGTEGSFEVTTAEGQVVIGRKLLFAVGKKDQPLDIPGLSEVYGKSAFVCPYCDGWELRDQSLGIIVSGDRAVHMAKIISGWTNRFTICTNGPDGLTDEQREELKLHQVPVMDSPIQSIESEDGMVRQIVLEDGNKVECTGIFFAPKLVIGSDLAQKLGCEVTESGTVIVDEFAKTSVPGVFSSGDAASEMYQAITAASLGALAAVSMNSELNAEAWNNAGKL is encoded by the coding sequence ATGAAGAAAGTAGTAGATGTAATTATTATAGGCGGGGGACCATCCGGTTTAAATGCTGCACTGGTACTCGGAAGAGCCAGAAAAGATGTTGTAGTTATCGATGATGGGCGACCGCGTAATAAAGTGACTCGTGAAACTCACGGTTTCTTGACAAGAGACGGTGCAACACCAAGTGAATTTCGCCAAATTGCCAAAGAGCAGATCCTCGCCTATCCTTCTGTACATATCATGGAGGACACAGCTGCTGCCGTCACAGGAACGGAAGGTTCATTTGAAGTGACAACGGCAGAAGGCCAGGTAGTAATAGGTAGGAAGCTTCTTTTTGCAGTCGGTAAAAAAGACCAGCCTCTCGACATTCCCGGACTGTCCGAGGTATATGGCAAGAGTGCCTTTGTATGCCCGTACTGTGATGGCTGGGAGTTAAGGGATCAATCACTTGGCATCATCGTGAGTGGCGACAGAGCTGTACACATGGCCAAAATAATATCGGGTTGGACGAACCGATTCACGATATGCACGAATGGACCGGATGGATTGACGGATGAACAGCGGGAAGAGTTGAAGCTGCATCAGGTGCCTGTAATGGACTCACCTATTCAGTCCATTGAATCGGAGGACGGAATGGTTCGGCAAATTGTGCTGGAAGACGGCAATAAAGTGGAGTGTACAGGCATTTTCTTTGCACCCAAGCTTGTTATCGGTTCGGATCTGGCTCAAAAACTGGGATGTGAAGTAACCGAGTCGGGGACAGTTATTGTGGATGAGTTCGCCAAAACGTCCGTACCCGGTGTCTTTAGTTCGGGAGATGCTGCATCGGAGATGTATCAGGCGATCACGGCTGCGTCCCTGGGCGCGTTGGCGGCAGTTAGCATGAATAGCGAGCTGAACGCCGAGGCTTGGAATAATGCAGGCAAGTTATAA
- the cyoE gene encoding heme o synthase, which translates to MKTLNKGSQPKIELEYSSIPKVFFDTIKVGIIKSNLIAMLAGLCLALYVFDASFIANIVPIILSVIGSSLIIGAAGVFNNLYDRDIDAIMERTRTRPTVTGQVDTKTGLILGITITVLGGILLYIASPSAAVFGILGLLLYVFPYTMWTKRTTIYNTEVGSLSGAVPPLIGWAAISPELGHFEIWALVVTMLLWQMPHFYGIAIRRFDEYKAAGVPMLPVVKGIRRTYIQTNVYLVLLLLSSFLFWPLSPFVAIVAFLVSLAWLILSVATFDRQETKKWSHKMFIFSINHITIVFLVIIAYSLIAQLLR; encoded by the coding sequence TTGAAAACATTGAATAAGGGTTCTCAACCCAAAATTGAACTAGAGTATAGCTCCATTCCGAAAGTATTCTTCGATACGATCAAAGTCGGAATCATCAAGTCCAATCTGATCGCCATGCTCGCTGGTTTGTGTCTAGCATTGTATGTATTTGATGCATCATTCATAGCCAACATTGTGCCGATCATACTGTCTGTAATCGGTTCCTCCCTGATCATCGGGGCTGCTGGCGTGTTCAACAACTTGTACGATCGGGATATTGACGCCATTATGGAACGCACAAGAACGCGTCCGACCGTTACGGGTCAGGTCGATACCAAGACCGGACTGATTCTGGGGATCACCATTACGGTGCTTGGGGGCATTCTATTGTATATTGCCTCACCTTCAGCAGCAGTATTTGGTATCCTGGGGTTACTGCTTTATGTGTTCCCATATACCATGTGGACGAAACGTACTACGATATACAATACAGAAGTAGGCAGCTTGTCCGGCGCCGTTCCTCCGCTGATTGGTTGGGCAGCAATCTCACCTGAACTCGGACATTTTGAAATCTGGGCTTTGGTGGTTACCATGCTCTTATGGCAGATGCCACACTTCTACGGTATTGCGATCCGCCGATTTGACGAATATAAGGCTGCTGGTGTCCCCATGCTTCCTGTCGTTAAAGGCATCAGACGCACGTATATTCAAACGAATGTCTATCTGGTATTGTTACTGCTCTCCAGCTTTTTATTCTGGCCGCTGAGCCCGTTTGTGGCGATTGTAGCCTTCTTGGTCAGCTTGGCATGGCTCATTCTTAGCGTGGCAACCTTTGATCGCCAAGAAACCAAGAAATGGTCACATAAAATGTTCATTTTCTCCATTAATCACATCACGATTGTTTTTCTGGTGATCATCGCCTATTCCCTGATTGCGCAGCTGCTCAGATAA